From the Acidobacteriota bacterium genome, one window contains:
- a CDS encoding histidine triad nucleotide-binding protein, with amino-acid sequence MSCLFCKIIAGDIPASKVYEDDQLIAFNDINPQAPTHVLIVPKRHIPTLNDLAAADDGLVGTMVRRAAAIAKEKGFDGPGYRTVFNCNAQAGQTVFHIHLHLLGGRTLAWPPG; translated from the coding sequence ATGAGCTGCTTGTTCTGCAAGATCATCGCGGGCGACATTCCCGCGTCGAAAGTCTACGAAGACGATCAGTTGATCGCCTTCAATGACATCAATCCGCAAGCGCCGACCCACGTGCTGATCGTGCCGAAGCGCCACATCCCGACACTGAACGACCTGGCGGCCGCAGACGATGGGCTGGTGGGGACGATGGTGCGACGAGCGGCCGCGATTGCGAAGGAGAAAGGGTTCGACGGTCCTGGCTATCGAACCGTCTTCAACTGCAACGCCCAGGCCGGCCAGACGGTGTTCCACATCCACCTGCACCTGCTCGGCGGACGCACCCTGGCCTGGCCGCCCGGCTAG